The genomic interval CTGATCAGCGCACTCTTGATGAAGTTGTACAGTGGCTCATGAAACAAAATCACATTCCTTCATTCTGTACTGCTTGTTACAGGGCGGGGCGGACTGGCGACAGATTTATGAGTCTATGCAAGTCCGGGCAAATTCTTAATTGCTGCCATCCTAATGCGTTAATGACTCTCACTGAATACTTAGAAGATTACGCCTCACCTGAGACGAAAAGAATCGGCTATGAAATGATTGAGCGTGAACTTGAAAGAATACCGCGCGAAAATGTTAGAGAAATTGCAAGAAATAATATCGAGGCCATGAGAAATGGAAACGCAAGGGATTTCAGGTTCTAGCTTGAATCAAACTCCTTCAGGTGAAAGAGTCCATATTGCTTTTTTCGGTTTGAGAAATGCGGGCAAATCGAGTCTTGTTAATGCTATAACAGGTCAGGAGCTTTCTATAGTGTCAGAAATCAAAGGCACAACTACTGACCCAGTAAAGAAATCTATGGAGCTTTTACCGCTCGGCCCGGTTGTAATAATTGATACTCCCGGACTTGATGACTCCGGCGTTATCGGCGAAAAAAGAGTCCAGCGCGCGAAAAATATTCTTGCAAATTGCGATATTGCCGTGTTAGTTCATGACTCAACCTGCGAAATGTCAGACTCCGAGCTTGAATTAATAAAAATTTTCGAGTCCCGCAATCTTCCTTATATAATTGCATATAATAAAGCCGATTTATTACGAGTCAGGCCAAGTGATAAATTTCTAGTAAGTTCATTAACCGGCGAGAATATAAGCGAACTTAAGCAAAAAATTGCTTCACTCGCGAAAAATAGAGACTCAAGCAAAAAACTTGTGAGTGATTTATTAAATCCCGGCGATATAGTTATTCTTGTCGTACCAGTCGATAAGGCAGCACCTAAAGGAAGATTAATTCTGCCTCAACAGCAAACTATACGCGATATATTAGACTCTAAATGCTCGGCTTTTATTTGTCAGGACTCAGAACTTGCTAAAACTCTTGACTCGTTAAAGAATTTGCCCAAATTAGTAATCACTGACTCTCAAGTATTCGGGCGCGTGAATAAAATTTTGCCTAGAAATATTTTATTGACTTCATTCTCGATATTATTTGCGCGTTATAAAGGCAATTTGCGGACTCTGGTAGACGGTGCGAAAAAATTATCACAGCTTAGGGACGGCGGCAAAGTTTTAATCTCTGAGGGCTGCACACATCACAGGCAATGCGGGGACATAGGACGCGACAAGATTCCCGAATGGATAAGAAAATTTACCGGCTCGACTCCTGAATTTGAATTCACATCGGGCGGGACATTCCCGGAAGTTGACGAGCTGAAAAATTTTGATTTAATAATTCATTGCGGGGGCTGTATGCTTAACGAACAGGAAATGACATCACGACTCAAACGCGCCGAACTCGCAAATGTTAAAATCGTAAATTACGGCGTGGCTATAGCTCATATGCACGGGATATTAAATCGCAGTCTCGAACCGTTTAATCTTTCATGAAAAATTTTACTCGCATAATACGTGAAATCTTTGACTCATTCCCCGTCAAAATGCCGCTTGTTATATTCCTGATTTTATTTTGCGCGGGGATTAATACTCTGCCTTCTGTGTTCATTCAGAAAATTACGGCCTTAATCGAATTTGCGCCCCCTTCTCTTACTTGGCCTGAAATAAGCATGAATATTATAAAGCTGCTGCTCATTCTCGCAGGACTTTACGCGCTTTCACTTGCCGGAGTCTTTTTTCAGGGCTATATCGGAGCAGAAATCACGCAGGGAGTCTTACTCAATATACGGCAAAAAATGTTTGACAGAATGCAGAATTTACCCGTTAAATTTTTTGACTCCCAGTCTCACGGCGATATTATGAGCAAATTTGTTAATGACGTTGAATCAATGAGGCAGTTAATTTCTCAGGCAGCACCGAATTTATTGACGGCTATAATTACGATTATTGCTGTAATTTCCATAATGCTTTATTTTTCCATATGGCTTACTTGTATAACTTTCGCGGGAATTATTATAATGTTCACTATCACGAAAAAAATCGGCGGGCGTAGTTCTCATCATTTCAGGAGGCAGCACAAAAATACGGGTTTGCTTGAAGGTTTTGCAGAAGAAATGATGACGGGGCAGAAAGTTATAAAAGTTTTTTGCAGGGAAGATAAAAGCATTCAGGAATTCGAGAAAATTAATAATGAATTATTCACCCAGTCAGAACAGGCTAATAAACGAGCTAACACACTAGGGCCGATCTTAAATAATATAGGCAATATTTTATATGTAATAACAGCTTTATCGGGCGGCGCATTAATCCTAGCAAATATCAAAAATTTTAGCATTTCCGGCCTTCCTATGAGCATAAGCGTAGTACTTCCATTTTTGAACATGACAAAACAGTTTGCAATGACTGTGAATCATTTATCTATGAATATAAATTCCGTTATTTCAGGACTGGCAGGAGCTGGGCGGATATTTGAATTAATTGACTCTGAACCTGAAGACGATTCCGGGAAGATTATACTTGACTCGCGCAAAACACTGGGCGATATAGAATTTTGCGATATAAATTTTGCATATAATAACAACGTAAAAATTTTACATGACATAACTTTATCGGCCAAGCCCGGACAAAAAATTGCTATAGTAGGCTCAACGGGTGCAGGGAAGACAACTATTGCGAATCTCATTCCGAGATTTTACGACGTTCAATCAGGAAAAATTTTACTTGACGGCGTTGACATTCGCGAAATAAAGAAATCTTCTTTGCGTAAAAATTTGGCTGTAGTCCTGCAAGACACTAATTTATTTAGCGACTCAATACTCGAAAATATACGTTATGGGAATCTAAGCGCGTCCGATCAAGAATGTATTAATGCGGCAAAATTAGTCGGAGCTGATGACTTCATTACTCGACTCCCTGAAGGCTATAACACATTTTTAACGGGAGCAGGGGCAAATTTGAGTCACGGTCAGCGGCAATTAATAGCAATTTCACGAGCAGCAGCAGCAAACCCGGCTATAATGATTCTTGATGAAGCAACATCTTCAATAGATACTAGAACCGAGTCACTCGTACAAAGAGGGATGGACGCTTTAATGCATGGCCGAA from Synergistaceae bacterium carries:
- a CDS encoding ABC transporter ATP-binding protein: MKNFTRIIREIFDSFPVKMPLVIFLILFCAGINTLPSVFIQKITALIEFAPPSLTWPEISMNIIKLLLILAGLYALSLAGVFFQGYIGAEITQGVLLNIRQKMFDRMQNLPVKFFDSQSHGDIMSKFVNDVESMRQLISQAAPNLLTAIITIIAVISIMLYFSIWLTCITFAGIIIMFTITKKIGGRSSHHFRRQHKNTGLLEGFAEEMMTGQKVIKVFCREDKSIQEFEKINNELFTQSEQANKRANTLGPILNNIGNILYVITALSGGALILANIKNFSISGLPMSISVVLPFLNMTKQFAMTVNHLSMNINSVISGLAGAGRIFELIDSEPEDDSGKIILDSRKTLGDIEFCDINFAYNNNVKILHDITLSAKPGQKIAIVGSTGAGKTTIANLIPRFYDVQSGKILLDGVDIREIKKSSLRKNLAVVLQDTNLFSDSILENIRYGNLSASDQECINAAKLVGADDFITRLPEGYNTFLTGAGANLSHGQRQLIAISRAAAANPAIMILDEATSSIDTRTESLVQRGMDALMHGRTVFVIAHRLSTVRNSDLILVIEHGQIIERGTHSELLAKKGRYYNLYTGKFELS
- the hydF gene encoding [FeFe] hydrogenase H-cluster maturation GTPase HydF — protein: METQGISGSSLNQTPSGERVHIAFFGLRNAGKSSLVNAITGQELSIVSEIKGTTTDPVKKSMELLPLGPVVIIDTPGLDDSGVIGEKRVQRAKNILANCDIAVLVHDSTCEMSDSELELIKIFESRNLPYIIAYNKADLLRVRPSDKFLVSSLTGENISELKQKIASLAKNRDSSKKLVSDLLNPGDIVILVVPVDKAAPKGRLILPQQQTIRDILDSKCSAFICQDSELAKTLDSLKNLPKLVITDSQVFGRVNKILPRNILLTSFSILFARYKGNLRTLVDGAKKLSQLRDGGKVLISEGCTHHRQCGDIGRDKIPEWIRKFTGSTPEFEFTSGGTFPEVDELKNFDLIIHCGGCMLNEQEMTSRLKRAELANVKIVNYGVAIAHMHGILNRSLEPFNLS